cgggctccagctcggatatccagcgagtgctcggcgacatccctcggtatgccaggcatgtccgagggactccacgcaaaaacctcggcgttcgcgcgaagaaagtcgacgagcactgcttcctatttggggtcgagctcggagccgatccggatctgcttggaggcgtcgttgctggggtcgagagggacggacttaactgcctctgcgggctcgaagttgccggcgtggcgcttcgcatctggcgcctccttggagaggctctccaggtcggcgatgagggcctcggattcgacgagggccacggcgtactccacgcactccacgtcgcattcgtacgcgtgtcggtacgtggagccgacggtgatgaccccgttggggcccgacatcttgagcttgaggtaggtgtagttggggacggccatgaacttggcgtaacatggtctccccagcactgcgtggtaggttcctcggaacccgaccacctcgaacgtgagggtttcctttcggaagttggagggagtcccgaagcagatgggcagatcgagttgcctaagggattggacgcgtttcccggggatgatcccgtgaaagggcgtcgcgccggcccggatcgaggatagaccgatctgcaggagcccgagggtctcggcgtagatgatgttgaggttgctgcctccgtccatgagtaccttggtaagcctgacgttgccgatgacgggatcgacaacgagcgggtactttcccgggctcggcacgcggtcgggatggtcgccttggtcgaaggtgatgggcttgtcggaccagtctaggtagactggcgccgccaccttcaccgagcagacctcccggcgctcttgcttgcggtgtcgagccgaggcattcgccacttgcccaccatagatcatgaagcagtcgtggaccttggggaactcctctgccttgtgatcctccttcttgtcgttgttgtgggctctgcctcCTTCCGCCGGAGgctcggccttgtggaagtagcgccgaagcataacgcactcctcaagggtgtgcttgacgggaccctgatgataggggcacgactccttgagcatcttgtcgaacaggttggcgcctccgagaggcttccgagggttcctgtgctcggccgcgacgacaaggtctgcgtcggcggcgtcgcgtttctcttgcgacttcttcttgcccttcttcttcgtgccgcgctgagtggacgcctcggggacgtcttccggctggtgcccctggggctgcttgtccttccgaaagatggcctcgaccgcctcctgaccagaggcgaacttggtggcgatgtccatcagcttgctcgccctggtgggagtcttgcgacccagcttgctcaccaggtcgcggcaagtggtgccggcgaggaacgcgccgatgacatctgagtcggtgatgttgggcagctcggtgcgctgcttcgaaaatcgccggatgtagtcccgcagggattctcctggctgctggcggcagcttcggagatcctaggagttcctagggcgcacgtatgtgccctggaagttgccggcgaaggctttgaccaggtcatcccagttggagatctgcgcaggaggcagatgctccagccaggctcgggcggcgtcggagaggaacaggggaaggttgtggatgatgaggttgtcatcgtccgttccacccagctggcaggccagccggtagtccgcgaaccacagttccggccttgtctcccccgagtacttggtgatggtagtcggggttcggaaccgggttgggaacggcgcccgtcgtatggcccggctgaaagcttgcggaccgggtggttcgggcgaggggctccgatcctccccgctgtcgtagcgtcccccacgcctggggtggtagcctcggctcaccttctcgtcgaggtgggctcgacggtcgcggcggtggtgctcgttgccgaggcgacccggggccgcaggcgctgtgccccacgtgcgcccggtgtggaccgaggcttcctgcatgaatcgggaagccacagcgcgatgctccggggggtacccttgccttcggaaggcagagctttcggcccgtcggaccacgacatcctccaggagattcttgagctctccctggatacgccgcccctcggtggtggatggttccgacatcgctcggagtagtattgctgctgcagccaggttctggccgaccccactggaagctgggggcagccttgccctggcgtcatcggcgatgcggtgctagacgtcctgggctatatgacgcgcttctccggccggtgctcggcctgcccactcctgcccgatattttgccggagctgcacaagttgtcctgcttcctcgtcgagcctggcctgcatctcgcggatttgctcgagctgtgcgtcctgaccccccgtagggactgggaccacaactagctcccgaaggatgtcaacgcgaggcgcaggcctagggggattgctgtcctccggtataccaaggtggttgccttcatcgagaccccctagatcgacgtggaaacattcgtgacttgggccacagtccttgtcgtcaaggctgtggccatcatcggagcaatcgaagaggcagtagtcacatgcggtcatgaagtcccgcatggcactggggttatcgagcccggagaaatcccaaccagagtcggactcgtcatcttcctcggaacctgggggcccgtaggtcgagacggccgtcagtcggtcccaggttgaccacatatggtaccccgaaaggttttgatatgcctttatgaaagcgtccaccgaagcgggatcgctcggtgggtcgaagctgaatctaaaaggcacaggatgggaaacagacggtacctcttgatcaatggatggtgacgaagtcgcgtcagggacggactgcaccgttatctcaggtacgaggctaacgcccagcaaacccttcgcgagtgtgctggcgtcgtccgtctgcttggggttggcgtgttgcggggaaacgacgcttgtcttcgtctcagacgcgaggtcaacgctcgacgtgtcccccgctggggcgccggtgtcgtcgactcgctcgacagccgacgaggtgccgcctcctgcttggccatggctgccccgcctcctcctccgtgggcggggaaggtgacgggacagacccggatgttgctcttccgccacgtggggaagacgtcgtcgattctgccgccggcgggggctgacggccgccattgtcgttgtcgcgcgacggaggaaggagtatcatgtcgtagctgctgtcgagggacatgaactcaagactcccgaaacggagcagcgtcccaggctggagaggttgctggagactacccatctggagcttgatgggaagctattcatcaacacgcagcaggcccctacctggcgcgccaactgtcgacgtttcaaccccggggggtccctagaccgacgagtaaattgtcgctgcgtgtcccagcccagatgggtcggcgcgagacggaacacaagggggaaacagtaaggggaatcgcggcctcgtgttgtcctgtgcctagggcggatgtgcttgcagtagggggttacaagcgttcgcgagggagagagagagagcgagagccttgtgcgtcggcccattctcctgcgcggccaccttctcgtacgagagccctggaccttccttttatagatgtaaggagagggcccaggtgtacaatggggtgtgtagcaatgtgctaacgtgtctagcaaaggggagccagagccctatgtacatgccgtcgtggctgtcggagaggtgttgctgccctgttcatgtgatgtcgtggccgtcggaggagcacttgagccctatggaagtatagctgtcggggctgtcggatccttgctgacgtctccttgcttccgtaaggggctgagaaccgccatcgtcatggagcacgcggggtgccatcattaactgttttaccggggcgagccagatgggacgccggtcttgttccccgtagcctgagctagctaggggtagggtaatgatgcccccctgtgacgtggttggttcgagcccgaggtcgggcgaggtggtgactcctccgaggtcgaggttgagtccgagccctggggtcgggcgaggcggagaccgtcttccggagtcgaggttgagtccgagccctggggtcgggcgaggcggagaccgtcgtccgaggtcgaggctgagtccgagccctggggtcgggcgaggcggagaccgtcttccgaggtcgaggtggagtccgagccctggggtccggcgaggcggagaccgtcttccaaggtcgaggtggagtccgagccctagggtcgagcgaggcggagaccgccttccggagtcaaggttgagtccgagccctagggtcggacgaggcggagaccgtcttccgaagtcgaggttgagtccgagccctggggtcgggcgaggcagagaccgtcttccggagtcgaggttgagtccgagccctggggttgggcgaggcggagcttcctatggcgcccgaggctggacttggctgctgtcagcctcaccctggcgggtggcacagcagtcggagcagggcaggcggcgctgttttcctgtcaggtcggtcagtggagcggcgaagtgactgcggtcacttcggccttgtcaactgaggagcgcgcgtcaggataaggtgtcaggcgatccttgcattgaatgctcctgcgatccggtcggctggcaaggcgatctggccaaggttgcttctccgcgaagcctgcccgagctgggcctcaggcgagtcgaaggtgtgcccgttgcttgaggggacccttgggcgagacgtgaatcctcctgggtcggctgtctttgcctgaggctgggctcgggcgaggcgagatcgtgtcccttgagtggacagagccttgacctgaattgcgcccatcaggcctttgtagctttgtgctgatgggggttaccagctgagattaggagtcttgggggtacccctaattatggtccccgataaagAAGAAGTTCCATTAATTCGCAAGAATAGCCGACTCTACAGAGGTAGTAGAGGagatagtgatattccttctccagccaTGTCTACTCTTGTTAGCCTTCAGGATTTATCTATAACATATTTTGATCAGACCCTTGAGGATGCCATTCCTGAGGATATGCTGTCAGAGCCGACTGATGGTGATATGATGGGTGTTTGTTCTGACATTCCAGATGTGGGATTAGGGGTATCCCGGGCAGCATCTCGCGCGTCGTCGACCTTGGAGGGCGGTCTTCAGTGTCAAGAGGTTGGTCAAGATTGCCtgactcccatggaggtgactgaagatccttcagccttagaggtggctgttgcagaaAATCTAGTCCTCAAGGGTGATGTTGGCGgttacctagcccccgagggtgttgccggtagtgatccggctcAGGTGGGTAACGCAAGCTATaacccagcccctgagggtgttgccggtagcgATTCGGCTCCGATGGGTGGTGCGATctacgacccagcccccgagggtgtttgaGCGAGTTCTCCTTcccatacctccatggatgtccacgctGGGTCGTCTCCACCACATTCTGATGGACTAATAGTGATGCATACTTCTTCAACTTCAAGTGAGGGAGTCTCCTTAGGGCatgttcggttacaccaatccagaaggggattggaggggattaaatcccctcctagtCAAAAATgaataggaggggatttaatcccctccaatccccttttGTATTAGTGTAACCAAACAAACCCTTAGAGGTTGGCGTACCGGATGACAAGATTCTGATATCTGCTGGAAGAGCTGAATCAACCCTCGACGATGCTTTTCAGATTGTCCCAGATGATCTTCCTTCATCGAGTCATAACACAACTTCTCCTGACTTGGGATTGCCTTCGTTCTTTTCTAGTATTCAGGTAAATCAGCTTTTTTCATTATGTCGTTCCTCCTGGTAAATTACTTTCTTCGTACTCACTTGTTTTTTTATAACAGGCTTTGGTTGATGGGATGTCTGCTCAACTGAGATCACATGGCGCTGCTATTCCAGAAGGAGTTCTGTCTCTAACGCAGTGGAATCCATTGctgcttcagagacagatagctgATTTGAAAGCGTCAAATGCTGGTTGGTACCTTTGCTTTTTTCTTGGCTGATTGATTAATTTGCTTTTTGACTGGGTATCTTTCTTCGACTGATTTTTTGTCAGATATGACCCGGAGATACTCTGAGCTCGAGGAGAAACATCTTCAGTATCAAACCGACTCAACTCGGCGGTATTCTGAGCTTGAGGAGAGGTATTTTCAGCATCAAACCGACTCCATCCGGCAGTATTCTGAGCTTGAGGAGAGATATTCCCAAGGTCAGATCGACCTGGCCCGGGTTTTTGCTTCTTTAGACGACGCAAATTCCTTGAATTCCTCTCttaatgctcagcttgactctgaaaggacGGTTAACGAGGTAGGCTTACTTAATTGGATTTGTTGTGCTTTTATTGATTTCTGGATATTTGAGGgttgattcttgtctgcaggaggagAAACTACCACTTGCAGCTTCCCGCGACAATCTGGATAGGTTATATCGTGACGCCAGTAATTctctaaccatcttggagaggatccACCGCTTCACCATGGCCGATCTGGATCATCATCGCCATGGACTGCAAGTATCCCAGGATGAGATCTTGCGGCTCAGGCAGCTGGTGTCAAGCAAGGACTATGTCATTAAGGATCTGTGTGCCTCCAAGAGAtcagtcgcccaggagctagaagtcgctcgactggctgccaaggttgcagaGGACAACTGCGCTGTTTTGAAGACCCAACGAGACAAGGCTATGGATAAAGTCATTCGCGCGGgatgaatcttgatgaggaggcctggtgtagttgttcctgatgacattgtgGCGGACGTTAAGGCTGCGCCTGATGCTTCGAGTCACCCTTCTTCCTTGATAGCTCctgcgaaagacattaccaagtagagATGTTTTGCTGTGTTTAGAAGATACTCAGCTGAAAAACCATAACATTTTGTTTCTGTTGTTAGATTTCAACAATTATTATGAATGGTCGTAGAAGTAAATGCAATGTGCTGGTTTTGGAATCTTTTACTAATTTATGCTAATTTATCGGTGAGtaaggcatagagatcgccctaagatgagtaaaCGCGAGCACGTTACACTaagttgagtaagcgtgagcatgttgcaccgtcttaagtcactgccgacttaagctgattgctccattagtagggtatagtggtcaccctaagtcgagtaagcgtgagcatgttgcacagtcttaagtcactgccgacttaagttgattgctccgtcagtatggtatagtggtcaccctaagtagagtaagcgtgagcatgttgcaccatcttaagtcactgccgacttaagtcgattgctccgctagtagggtatagtggtcaccctaagtagagtaagcgtgagcatgttgcaccgtcttaagtcactgccgacttaagtcaattgctccgttagtagggtatagtagtcaccctaagtcaagtaagtgtGCTGACTGGTAATAAACAGTTCGAGTGCCCTTGAGAATGAAATCTTTTATTGATGAGGTATTTATCGATTACAGAATAAAATGCtcccccgatagcttttgaaatcttgctaagggtaaaacttcctgagatgctctatattccatgaattccctatttccgtgccatccatttgagtaagcctaTATGATCCTGGACGAGTGAACTCTGCTACTacaaatggcccttcccatagtggtgataattttgccgtccttcccccgttagaattcgacgaaggaccaagtctcccactataaaggatTGTTGTCGTATAaccttgtcatgatagcgcctcagggtttgctggtatctagctgactgaattactgtattcaatcgcTCTTCCTCCAATACGTCAATGTCCTCTAATCTGGTAGCCTCTGCTtcagctatgctttcaaagaccaaccttggtgccccaaacctgagatcagcaggtagcgctgcctccgaaccatagaccatgaagaaaggagtatttccatgcagagctcggctaggttgagttcttaagctccaaaccacatacgacaactctctgatccattttcccacaaacttttcattcttgtcaaaaACTTTCTTTCttagtgcttccagtatcattccattagccctttctaccTGACTGTTAGCCCTTGGATGTGCTACTGACGCATATTTAATCTGGATGCTTCGTTGTtcacagaaatcaaagaattcagagctagtgaaattggatcccaggtcggttatgatgctattcggtatccaaaacctgaatattatatcttgtatgaactccactgccttggctgaagtcagagaagcaatgagtttgtattctatccatttggtgaatttgtcaatggcgaccagcacgtgagtgtatcctccctgagcttttttgaagggtccaatcatgtccagtccccaacacgcaaatggccatgttacgggtatggtttgtagttgctgtgctggtaaatgttgctgctttgataagaattggcaagcttcacacctctggactaactcggctgcatcactctttgctgtcggccagtagaaaccagatcAGAAGACCTTTCCAACCAGAGTCCTAGATGTTGCGTGTATCCCGCACTGTCCGACGTGGATctcatctagcagttgcttcccagtagccgaaagaatgcacttcatgaggactcctgttgcaCCCCTTATGTACAGTGCATCCCCAATGagggtgtagtgagctgactgccttgcgatgcgttctgctgcAGCTTTGTCATCCGGTTCCTCTTCATTTTTTTATATATCTAATGatgggctccctccagtcattagagtctgactctggctggctcaaaacgttacactcttctgcttgatttGAGGAAATACTTGGGCGTGGCACCtcttggacgaaaactccaggtggaacctaggtccgactggatcctagttttgaCAACACGTCTGCCGCCgcgttgcgatctctttccacatgatgaaattccagcccttcaaatttgtcttccagtCTTCGGACGGTTgtgcagtacttgcccatagagtcattcgagcaatcccattatttatttatctgacttatgaccaccagtggatctccgtataccatcaacctcttaatgcccagtgatatggcaatgttcaatccgtggatcaaagcttcatattctgctgcattattggatgccgagaataacaactgaagagcatatttgagttgctcacctccaggtgcaatgaagaggatccctgcacctGCCCCCTGCAGCTTTAGTGAGCCATCGAAATAtatccgccatacttctgcagtctccgggTTGTCCGGTACTTGTTgccggtccattctgatacgaagtcaactagtgtctgagtctttattgcagtacaaggccgaaactcaatgtcgtgagctcccagctcgcaggcccacttggctattctttcaatggcttctttgttgtggagaatatcccctattggaaacccagtgactactatgactttgtggtcgtcaaagtagtgacggagcttgcgtgcagttagaagtactgcatacaacaGTTTTTGGACTTGAGGATACTTCTTCTTAGATggccccagaacttcactgatgaagtagacgggatgttgtactggatacgcGTGTCCTTCCTCtggtcgctcgactaccaacgtggtgctcaccacgtgagtcgtgcaagagatgtacaacatcAGATCTTCTGTCGGCTGGTTTGGCGTGGCTCGacgtggcggcttcagtactggcggtgtggtcaagaacttcttcagtACATCAAGAGATTCCTGAGCTTCTGAGGTCCACtggaacttatccaccttcttgagcaatttgtagaatggtaagcctttttctcctaaccttgatatgaacctgcttaaagctgccatgcatccagtaagtctttgtactttcttctgtgaccgtggtgcttccatcctaatgatagcctcgatctttttcgggttagcttcaatccctcggtggctaacaatgaatccgagcaacttccctgttggcactccaaagacatatttttctggattgagcttccaccgatatcgcctcagactgttgaagaccagttgcaaatcttcaatgaaattttccgagttttctgtcttgatcaccacatcatcaacataggcttctacccgtttgccccagtgatcggctaagcatgtttgaatggctctctggtaagtcactccagcgttcttgaggccgaacgacatggaggtatagcagaaagctccaaacggggtaatgaatgctgtttttttccttgtcttcttttgccaagctgatttgatggtatcccgagtAGCAGTCTAAGAATGACAGTATAGAACATCCGGCGgttgaatctaccacctgatctattctaggaagttcgaagggatccttcggacagtgtttgttgagatctgtatagtcgacacacatgcgccaatccactttattctttttgagtacaagaataggatttgctaaccactcaggatgcagtacttctctaatgaaccctgttgcgactaagcgagctagctcggcacagatggcttctctcttgtcgggcgtgaaacagcGCAAcatttgtcggatcggcctcacCTGGGGAAAGACCTTTAGTT
This portion of the Zea mays cultivar B73 chromosome 2, Zm-B73-REFERENCE-NAM-5.0, whole genome shotgun sequence genome encodes:
- the LOC103647559 gene encoding uncharacterized protein encodes the protein MSAQLRSHGAAIPEGVLSLTQWNPLLLQRQIADLKASNADMTRRYSELEEKHLQYQTDSTRRYSELEERYFQHQTDSIRQYSELEERYSQGQIDLARVFASLDDANSLNSSLNAQLDSERTVNEEEKLPLAASRDNLDRLYRDASNSLTILERIHRFTMADLDHHRHGLQVSQDEILRLRQLVSSKDYVIKDLCASKRSVAQELEVARLAAKVAEDNCAVLKTQRDKAMDKVIRAG